DNA sequence from the Manihot esculenta cultivar AM560-2 chromosome 11, M.esculenta_v8, whole genome shotgun sequence genome:
AAACACAGGGTTTGTTCAGGTAACTTATTTTTATGATCTGGGTTAATGAACTTCTTTGTAGCATATAGCATTTTTGTCCCTCTTGCTTAATGAGCAAAACTTTCAAGTATTAATACTCTTATGTCCAGCTTCAGAACGTGTTTTGCGTTCTTTGATTAAATTATCACTCATTCTTCAACTGTGTATATGTAAATGGAAACTGGAATTCTTGAAGAGTCAAAGAGAATGCTTTTTGAATAGATGAACTGACCTTTAGCTCTCTCTTTCTATGTCGATAGATTTTTCTCCacattttcttttgaaaaaaatgTAGATCTTGCTAGAATTATTCCACTCTGATCGACttgtgaaaataaaatgaaagtcATCTCTTtctatcttcttttttttccgtTCTTTCTTTCTGAATCTGTCAATATGATGACCATTAGTCATCCTTTGATTATTCATTATTTAACTGGCCTTATAACTTGTTCTAGTGCTGATGCCATAGAACGAGCTTGGCAGGTCCTTGATCAAATTCCTGGAAGAGCAACTGGTGCTTACAGTCACAGTCAGGTTATAATCATGCCATCCACATCCATGAACTttgaattttcattaaaatgcaATGGTGTTTATGCTAAATAAGTGATCCTTATTTTTCTTCCCACATCAGGGTATCAAGGGATTACGTGATACAATTGCTGCTGGAATTGAAGCTCGTGATGGCTTTCCTGCTAATCCGAATGATATTTTCTTGACGGATGGTGCAAGTCCTGCAGTAAGTAACAGTGAATCCAACATACACCTCATTTggaatttgattaatttaaagtATCATGGACAATTTTATATCCATATAATCATGTGTGTAAAAGTGCATGTATCTGCCATTGAAACACAGGAACATATTCTAAGcattttaaaacttatttttatgCCTTTACCAGGTTCATATGATGATGCAGTTGCTAATAAGTTCGGAAAAGGATGGGATACTCTGTCCCATTCCTCAGTACCCCTTGTACTCTGCTTCGATTGCTCTCCATGGAGGCAGTCTGGTATGTCAGAAAACATTATGCTCAAGTTTGATTAACAATTTTATTGCCTACCTCTTCTGTTGACTGTTTGCTAGCTGTAAATAGCAAGTTGCTGCAGCAGCTCTGGTAAGATAGAATTGAGTAATTGATTGACATGAGCTAATAGAAGAGGAGAAAGCTAGATAACTTTACATATCTTTTAAATGATCTTTTGACTTTGCAGTTTGAAGTAGAACTCTCTGGTTTTTGCAGGTTCCATATTATCTTGATGAAGCAACTGGGTGGGGATTGGAAATTTCTGAGCTTAAGAAGCAATTGGAGGATGCAAAGTCTAAGGGTATTACTGTCAGGGCCTTAGTTGTAATAAATCCAGGCAACCCAACAGGGCAGGTAAGCATCAACTGGATTTTGTATCACATGATGGAGATAATGGTTTACAGTCttttgtaaataatttatttttattggcagGTCCTTGCAGAGGACAACCAGAAAGCAATTGTAGAGTTCTGCAAGCAAGAAGGTCTTGTTCTTTTggcagatgaggtaggttggaTGAGTGTAGTCAGGATGGGCCTTTCATTTGTAGCCTCTTACTAAAATGAATCTGGTTTGAATATCTTTTATGTATTCCATGCAGGTTTATCAAGAAAATGTTTATGTTCCTGAGAAGAAGTTCCATTCATTTAAAAAGATCTCCAGGTCTATGGGGTATGGTGAAGAGGATATATGCCTAGTATCTTTTCAGTCCGTCTCCAAAGGTGAATGGTTAAATGAATACTACCAAGATGATGTGAAAAGTTTTCCAATTTTCTGAATTTGGAAATGTATATATTTTCAGGGTACTATGGAGAGTGTGGGAAGAGAGGAGGTTACATGGAGGTCACTGGGTTTAGCCCTGAAGTAAGGGAGCAAATATACAAAGTGGCATCAGTGAATCTCTGTTCCAATATTTCTGGTCAAATTCTTGCTAGTCTTGTCATGAGCCCACCAAAggttatttcttcttcttcttctttttctcctttttcccTCTTTTTTATATGTTACTTTAACCTTGTGACCGGCTTCAGCTTATGGACTTGATTTAGCATCTGATATCTGTGTTATAAGGAGATGAAACCTTTATTTGCTGCATGCATGTATGCAGGTTGGAGATGAATCATACGAATCATATTCTGCTGAAAAAGAAGGAATCCTATCATCCCTTGCAAGGCGTGCAAAGGTTGGTTTGGTGAAAGTTGACTTTTTCCATTAGAGTGTTTTTTCAGCTATAGTAGGATAGTGTGGTTGCTGAAATCTTTGGTGAATGGAATTCTTGTCAAGCGTTTGCAGACATATCTTCTTGATTTTTGTGTGATGATGTTTGGTACTTCTTTATTGTCTAATGACAGACATTGGAAGATGCATTCAACAATTTGGAGGGTGTAACATGCAACAAGGCAGAGGGAGCAATGTATCTATTCCCTCGTATCCGTCTTCCTCAAAAGGCCATTAAAGCTGCAGAAGCTGCAAAGAAAGCCCCAGATGCATTTTATTGTCAGCGTCTCCTCAATGCCACTGGAATAGTTTTCGTTCCTGGTTCAGGCTTTCGACAGGTGAGTCTTATTTTTTTCCTGCTAGTGCATTGATTAACGTGTATTCTCATGTTGGATTTTGCATTCTGATTCTAACATTATCAATGGGGTTAATGGATCTTACCAAACAAAACAATTAATTGATGTTTCCTTCCCTACATTTATCTGAAGATTTATGTGATGCTAGCTTTTCAGAAATTTGAGTGGTTCCTTTTATGATTGTAAAAAGGTACCGGGCACCTGGCATTTTAGGTGCACCATCCTGCCTCAAGAGAACAAGATTCCGGCCATTGTCTCCCGCCTGACAGAGTTCCACAAAAGTTTCATGGATGAGTTTCGTGACTGAGGGAGCTTTGCGTTCGTAGCATTTAAGAAAGTTGCACAATAAGCTATTGTTGAACATTGTAAAAACACATGGCTGGCCATCGCCTAGCTTCATTTTGATCTTTCTGCCAAATAAATAGCGACTCTTCGCTTTTCCTTCTAATAGTCACACAAATGGCAGTGCGAGTTTTGTAGAAATATTTTTGTTTAGCCTAGGTTCTTTATGAATTTATTCACAAAGAGTCGATTCGAATCTGTCTCTGAGTGTTTCTATAATCTCTCTCCATTTAATGCGTGGCATAAACATAAAACTTGATTTCCTGAAAATCAAATATGGGAAGTCTTAAGATGATGGTATTTGGCTTATGCAGCCTCCTTATCCCAAGCTAGTTGAAGGTTTACTACTAAAACTTTGAAAAAAAGGGAACCTAACTATTTCTATTTTAAGTAGTTGTGGTTTGTTTCCGCTTTTACaggaatatttttatttatatatgaatttatgaaacataatatattcaatttaatgaaaaaaataaaggaaatcaaaataaactaaatctaACCGGTCGTGTTCGAGAAAGGAAGCAAAACTAACTCATCACAAATTTTTATCCAATCCCAGACCAGAACTGTTGACCCGTTTAACTCGGGTATCCCGGCCAGGTCTATCCGCCACTATAGTGGTCCCAAGCGCTTATTGAAGCCTAGCGTATATGTACTGTTCAGTATAGGTTCTTGCCAAGTATCCATGTGAATCTTGAATGAAAAAATGCCATGTAACTGATGGTGGTTCCAGCAGACACCCGAGAATAATAAGCTCTCCGTAAAAATTGCCATAGTTTTGTTAAGGAGTATGCTTGGCCCCTGACCTGTGTGTGTCTGTACCTTTCAAAATATTGTCCAGGCAAATAAACAGCGGCCCATCCAGCCATGATTAAAAAAAGCCAGCTTGTTTATGCTAAATCTATCTTTCAACCAAAGACAGAACGTTAATGGCGCTTGTAATCTGGCTCGTATTTTTAAAGTCCAACAAAATGAGAATTGAGTTCCATTGAGATGAAATCCAGTCATAAAACTAACAATTCAAGTAGCATAGTATAGCACCATTTGACAAAAAAATTGCACGAGTTCAATCCTACGCTTCCCCAACTAATAAGACAAGCAATTTAGGGAATACAAGGAAATTACACGATATGGTGTTCTTATAGACGACTAATGACCGTCTCCACCTCTGCAGGGGTATACAAATGATATGTT
Encoded proteins:
- the LOC110626442 gene encoding alanine aminotransferase 2, whose amino-acid sequence is MRRFVIGKAKSLLNPSYHSQNHTLLRPLSASQSRFLSSTSVLDSPSTSSASSMYPPVSLDTINPKVLQCEYAVRGEIVTLAQRLQDELKAKPGSQPFEEILYCNIGNPQSLGQQPITFFREVLALCDHPAILDKSETQGLFSADAIERAWQVLDQIPGRATGAYSHSQGIKGLRDTIAAGIEARDGFPANPNDIFLTDGASPAVHMMMQLLISSEKDGILCPIPQYPLYSASIALHGGSLVPYYLDEATGWGLEISELKKQLEDAKSKGITVRALVVINPGNPTGQVLAEDNQKAIVEFCKQEGLVLLADEVYQENVYVPEKKFHSFKKISRSMGYGEEDICLVSFQSVSKGYYGECGKRGGYMEVTGFSPEVREQIYKVASVNLCSNISGQILASLVMSPPKVGDESYESYSAEKEGILSSLARRAKTLEDAFNNLEGVTCNKAEGAMYLFPRIRLPQKAIKAAEAAKKAPDAFYCQRLLNATGIVFVPGSGFRQVPGTWHFRCTILPQENKIPAIVSRLTEFHKSFMDEFRD